Below is a genomic region from Acidobacteriota bacterium.
GCCGCGCCACAACGACATCATGATCATCGTCGGATCGTACACCAGCGCGAACACCCGCCGGCTCACGGAGCTGAGCCAGAGCATCAACCCGCGGACCTATCAGGTCCAGACCGCGGCGGACGTGCGCGCCGAGTGGTTCGAGGGCGTCGAGACGGTGGGCATCTCCGCCGGCGCCTCGACGCCGGACGTGCTCATCCGCGAGGTGGTGGACGCCATCCGCCGGATCGATCCCGGCGCCGAGGTGGACGGCCTCGGCGGCGCATGAGCGGGACCGGCCGGTACCGCCGGTCGGCCTGGCGACGGGCCGGAGAACCAGAGGAGGCGCGGACAGCGTGGACGTGATCCTGGCGGGCCTGAATGTGGACGCAGAACTCCTCCGCGAGTACCCGGAGCTTCTGGAGCGGGCCCGGCAGGCGCTGGCGCCGGATGCGGCGGCCGCCGACCGGGCTGCCCTGGCCGCCGAGCTGGCCGCGCATGCCGAACGCCGGAACCTGACGCCCGAGACGCTGTCGGCCGCCTACGCCCGCATCAGCCGCGACCCGCGCCCGGCGCCGGAACTGCGCGCCGCGGCCCGGGCCGAGGTGGACCGGGCGCGCCGGTCCAACGAGACCATCATCTTCGGCCTGGGGCACGCCTCGGTGGCCGAGCACGCCGTGTTCAACCTCGACGTCCTGGGGATCAGCCGCCTGGCCGCCGAGTTTGTGGAACGCTTCCGCCTCTGCTCCTACACCGAAAAATCACAGCGCTACATCACCCTCACGGGTGACTACGTCACGCCGGTGGAGGTGCTGGGCACCCCGCTGGAGGCGGAGTTCCACGCGCTGGTCGCCCGCCAGGTGGCGTTCTACCACCGCTGTTACGGCAAGCTCGCGGAATACTTCCCGCCGCGGCACCCGGAGCTGGCCGGGGCGAAGGACGGCCGGCGCACCCTCGACGGCTGGGCCAAGGAGGATGCCCGCTACGGCCTGAGCCTGGCTACGGAGACCCAGCTCGGCCTCACCGCCAACGCCCGCAACCTGGAGCGGATCATCCAGGCGGCGGCCGCGCACCCGCTCGGCGAGGTGCGGGAGTACGGCGACCGCCTCCGCCGCACCGTGGGCGGCATCGCCCCGTCGCTCATCAAGTACACCGAGCCGACGGCGCACCACCGCCTGGACCTGCCGCTGACCCGGGAGCGCCTGCGCGCCGCCGCCGAGGGGGGGGCGCCAGAGCTACCGTCCGGCGACGGGGCCGCCTGCCGCATCGTGGACGACGCGGGCCTGGACGAGACGCCGGTCTGGACGGCGCTGATGCACGAGGCGGGCGGACTGTCGGCGGCGGCAAGCCGGCGCTGGGCCGAGACGGCGGGTGCGGCGGCGAAGCGCGCCCTCCTGGCGGGGCTCGTGGAGCACCTCCCGCCGTGGCAGTCGCTGCCGCGGGCGTTCGAACTGGCCGCGGCCACGTTCGAGTGCGTGGTGAGCGCCTCGTGCTTCGCCCAGCTCAAGCGCCACCGGATGGGCACGCTGATCCCGCAGGACTACGATCCGCGGCTCGGCGTCACCGTGCCGGCATCGGTGGCGGCGGTGGACGAGGCGGCGGCGCTGCGGGAACTGGCGGACGCGAGCGCCGTGACGGCCGGCCGCATCGGCGCCCTGGCGCCGCCGGCGGCCGCCTACGCCCTGACCAACGCGAACCGGCGCCGGGTGCTGTTCCGGGTCAGCGTGCGCGAGCTGGCGCACTTCGCGCGGCTCCGCCTGGACGAGCACGCCCAGTGGGACATCCGCGAGCTGGCGGGGGCGATGATGGCCGCGGTCCGGCCGCGCCTGCCGCTGTTCGGGGAGCTCCTCTGCGCCAAGACCGACCTGGCCGCCGCCTGCCGCCGCCTGGCCGATCCCGCCGCGGAGTGATTCACCCGCATCCCCGACATTCACAGAATCTTTGCGACTTCGCGTTTCGGCGAGAGAAAAAAACCGCCGGCAGAAATGCCGGCGGCTTGGGTATTGGTAGCGCTACGGGGATTCGAACCCCGGTTACCGCCGTGAGAGGGCGGCGTCCTAACCCCTAGACGATAGCGCCGAAAGATCGCGCCAATCTCCCGCGGCGCGGGAAGGCCATATTGTATTCAAGCGGCCGGGAAAGTCAATCCAAAATTCGGGCGGCAGGGAAACGGGCAATGTCCACCGGCGGGCACCCCTGAGGTACCGCTTGCCGGCCGTTTGTGTGTGCCGGACGAGATCGGTGAGTCGGTGAATGGGTGAATGGGTGAATAGGTGAATAGGTGAATGGGTGAGTCGGTGAATGGGTGAATCGGTGAATGGGTGAATCGGTGAATGGTGAGACGGCAGGCGAATCAACGATCAACGATCAACAATCAACGATCAACTGTTGATTCTGAGACCCAGCACCCAGCACGCAGGTCCCAGAACCCAGCACCCAGGTCCCAGCACCCAGGTCCGATATCCGAAGTCCGCTTTACGGGAACGAGCCTCTAGCCTCGAGCCTCTAGCCTCGACTCCGACACGATCACGATCACGAAAAAAAAGGCGGGGCCCGAAGGCCCCGCCTGGAGTGGTCACGCGGACCAGCCGGTTCTTAGAACTCGAACCGGACGGAGAACCGCATGTTGAAGGGGCGCTGGAACCCGGTGGGGGTCAGATAGTCAACGTTCAAATCCCCGGGCGCGTTCTCGTAGTTCTCGTCCACGGTGGTGATGCGCTTGAAGTTGCACAGGTTGAAGACGTCCACGCCGAAGCGCAGGCGGTAGTTGTCACCGAAGGTGAACGGATAGCTCATGTGCACGTCGAAGTTGTTGATCCACTCGGTCCGGCCCTCGGAGCCACGGGGTTCCGCCGGGATTTCGCCGGAGTTCTCATACGCCGGGTGAGCCAGCAGTTTGGTGATGGGGGCGCCGCTGGTGCTCCGGAAGCCCACACCCAGGGTGAAGCCGCCGTTGAAGGTGTAGGAGCCGTTGAAGTTCAGGGTGTGGCGCCGGTCGGTGTTCAGGTAGCCGGGGGTGAACTGGTAGAGCAGGTTCTCGTCCAGCCGGAAGTCGTACAGGGAGGTGATGTTGGGGTCATCCTGCCCGTTGTCGTTCCGGTACAGGCCCTCGTAATTGCCCCACAGTTTGGAAAGACGGTAGTTGGCCAGGAACTGGAAGCCCTGGGAGAAGCGCTTTTCCAGGGTCAGTTCCAGGGCGTTGTAAGAGCGCTTCGGATCGGCGAAGCCGTCGGCCAGGCCGTCGGAGCCGATTTCACCGGTGTCATTGATGACGTAGTCGGAGGAGAAGGAGGGGTTGGCGATGACGTAGGTGAAGTACTCGGAGTCCTCAATGTACTGGTTCACGGTGAGGGTGCCCACGTCTTCCAGCATGCGGCCCACTTCGCGGAAGATGTAGCGCATGCCGAAGCTCATGGTGGGATTGAGCTGGTGGTCGAAGCCCAGGACCAGTTCGTTCTGGTACATGGTCTTGGTCTCGGGCACCACGTAGGTGGGATTGGCGCCGGTGCGGGTGACTGTCGGCGGGCTGGGCATATCGGGTTGGGCGAAGGCGCCTGGGGTCGGACGGCCCTGGGCGTCGTAGTTGACATACCACCAGGCGTTGGTCACGCCGTCTTCGGAGCTGAAGGCGCGGACGGCCATGTCGTTGGGGATCTTCTGGTAGAAGCGGCCCCAGTTGCCGAACACCTTGGTCTTGCCGTCGCCGAACAGATCGTAGATCAGACCGACGCGCGGCGCCCAGTTGTTGGTGAACTCATAGGTGATGGCGTTGTCGCCGCCGCCGGACATCTGCTGCCAGTCATAGCGCAGGCCGGCCTTCAGGGTGATCTTGTCGGTGATCTTCCAGGCGTCCTGGATGTAGAAAGAGTGGTACTTGGTCTTGGTCTCGATGTTGGGATCGTTGGCGTTGCCGCGGATCTGCTGCAGCAGCGCATCGGCTTTGGTGATGACGCCGTCGCCGTTGGCATCCCAGTACTGGCCGCCGGAGCCGGGGATGGTGTAGTAGCGCAGGCGGAAAGTGCCGCCGTAGGTGGTGAGGCCCGGGAAATTGCCGAAGGCGGGTACGGAGATCATGGGGCCGGTGTAGCGGCGGACGGCGGTGTAGCCCACGTCCTCGTACATGTAGCCGAAGTCCCAAGTGTGGTCGCCACCGGCGCTGAAGTTGAACGTGGTCTTGACGTTGAACTGCCAGTTCTCGCCGTTGTTGTTCTCGAAGAAGCCCACGCCGCCCATGGCGACCAGGGCCGGTGCGAAGTCAATGTAGTTGGTGTAGCGGATCCGCTCCATGTACAGGAGCTGCTCTTCAAACCGGTTGAAGGCGCGGCCGAGCGACGCCGTCAGGAACCAGTTGTTGGTGATCACGCCGTTGTAGCGGGCGATCCAGTTCCAGGAGCCGTAGGCCAGGCCCGAGTAGTTGTCATCGCCCTTGGAGGTCATGCCGCGGTTAGGACCCACGGCGCGATTGGACGGGTCAGCGAACGTGGAGAACTCGAAGTTGTGGTTGCTCCAGGGCACCCAGGTGGCCTTGGCTGACCAGGAGTAGATGTTGTCCTCGCGGTCGAAGAAGCCCACACCGGGATCGACCCACTGGCCGATGCCGGCCGGGGCCATGGTGGTGATGGTGTTCCACTGGGGGTTGAAGCCCAAATAGAAGAAGAACTTGTCCTTCCAGAGATAGCCGCTCAAGTCGGCGCTGACGTCGAAGGACTCGTTGCGCTTGATCTCGGTGCCGTCGGACACGCGGTAGGTGTTGGTCTGCTTGCGACGGGCTTCCCAGCCACCGGGCTGGCCGTAGAAGTACACGCCGCCGTGGAACTCGTTGCCGCCGGACTTGGTGATGACGTTCACCACGCCGCCGGTGCTCTGGCCGTACTCGGCTTCGAAGCCGCCCTGCTTGACCTGGACTTCCTTCACGAAGTCGAAGGTCACGCCGGAGCCCAGCGAGCCGTACACGTTGGAGTAGGCACCCACCGAACCGTAACCGGTGTTGGTGATGTTCACGCCGTCCACGATGTAGTTGTTCTCCAGGCCGGACGCGCCGCCGATGGAGGGGTTGTTGTCGCCGAGCGATCCGGAATCACCGACGCCGGGGGCCATGTTGAACAGGTTGGTGAAGTTGCGCCGCATGGGCACGCTGGTGAACAGGTCGTCGGAAATAGTGGCGCCCACCGTGGTGGTGGTGGTGTCAACCAGCGGGGCCTCACCGGTGACGGTGATGACTTCGCTGATTTCGCCGGGGTTCAGCACCAGGTTGATGGTCGTGGTGCCGCCCAGGCGGACCGAGATGTCGGTCTGCTCGAAGGTCTTGAACCCTTCCAGTTCGGCCTTCAGGCTGTAGACGCCCGGGGTCAGGAAGGGGAAGGCGAACTCGCCGCTGTCACCGGTGACCATGGTCTTGGTGCCGGTGGCCGAGGTGACGGATACAGTCACACCGGGGATCACGCCGCCGGTCTGGTCCTTGGCCTGGCCCTCGATGCGGCCGTAGGTCATCGTGGCCTGACCTGCCACCAAGCCGGCGCACAGAACCGCCAGCATGGACAGCAGGGCAAACCTGAGGAACGCATGTCTCATACAGGAACCTCCTTTAAGGATGGGTAAGATATTGAGACGATCAGACTAAAAAGACTGACTGGGGTGAACGCGCACCGAACAAACCCGAATGTCCCAAAACCAAAAAACATACGGAATTATAAGCAAGAATCATACCAAAAAATTAACATGGAGGTGAATATGATAACTGTTTGTTACTAAACGGATTATAAATGTGTTGAGAGGGTCGCTTTCAGGGACGGTCCAGATGTATCCAAAATATTGAATATGCTTTCCAATGTATTGGATTGCCTAGGGTTTCAAGGGCGATCCGCCCAGCACATACTGGCGCACGTGAACCACTTCCAGCGGCTCGGGCGTGCCGTCGCGATCCAGGTCGGCCCGGGCGCTGATGGCCAGCGTGCGCTTGCGTTTCTGGTCCGCCGGATCGGGCGGTGTGTAGGCCAGAAGGTACTGGTGCTTGAGATAGGCGCAGACGGTTTTCATCGTGTCGGGAAACGCGTTGGGGTGCTTGGGGAAGAACGCGGCGCCGCCCGAGTTCTCGGCCAGGGTGCGGAGGCGGTGGTCCGCCTGGAAGAAGAGGTGGTGGTCCGAGGTGGACAGGACCGGATCGAGCAGGTTGCGCGCGTGCTGTCCCATGGAGACGGCGTAGATGGGCACGCCCATCACCTGGAGCTGGCGGGACAGCTCGTTGAGGCGGCCGCCGCTCTCGCTCAGGCCGGTGGCCAGCAGGACGATCCCGCGCTTGCCCGGCACCTCGCTCATGCGGCTGACGGTGAACCGGACGCTGTCCAGGAGCTCGATGGAGGAGAGGAAGGTGTAGTTCATGCGGGCGACGGCGCGCAGGATCTCCTCCCGGTCCCGGGTGAAGTCGACGACGACTTCGGGGCGGTTGTTGAAGACAACCAGGGCGCAGTTGTCTTCGACCGCCAGCTCCCGGACCAGCAGGTAGGCGGAGTCCCGCATGTCCTGGAGGATGCCGGCGGTGGGCCGGCTGAACTCGACAAGGAGGGCGACGGAGACAGGCGAGGAGTCGGCCTCGAAGTAGATCAGCTCCTGCGGCCGGCCGTCCTCCCGAACTTCGAAGGCCTCCCGGGGCAGGCCCGTAATCAGGTTCCCCTTCCGGTCCCGGACCTGGGCGTTGAAGCGGACGGCCGACACATCGGCGGTCAGGCTCACCACGGCGTCGCGGGCCGGCGTTTCCTCGACGCCCTTCGTCTTGGGGACGTCCTGGGCCCCGGCGGCGATCGCGCCGACCAGCAGCGCCGCCAGCAGCATCTTGCATCGCATGATGATCGTGATTCGCATGGCCTGAACCCCGGTCATTCTATCACAGAACTCGATGGCCGGAGCACGGCGGGAGTTCAGGGGCGCGGCTTTATTAACCGTGATAATTGATGGTTAATGGTTGAGTCGATTTGAGAGCCGGTGAACCTGCGAACCTGTGAACCTGTGAACCTGTGAACTGTCAAACCCTCGATCCATTTAACCTCACTCACTGATAAATGAAAACGGGGCGCCGAAGCGCCCCTTGCGTGTGGGTCGAAGTTCGAACCCGTCTACTTGATCATATTCAGCTTGCGGCCCACCTTGGTGAAGGCGGCGATGGCCTGCTCCAGATGGTGCTGCTCGTGGGCGGCCGAGATCTGGACGCGGATGCGATCCTTGCCCCGCGGCACGACCGGGAAGGAGAAGGCGATCACGTAGATCCCCTCGTCCAGCATGGCGTTGGCGAAGTCCACCGCCAGCTTGGAGCAGTCGGGGTACTTGCCGAACATGATGGGGGTGATGGGGTGCACGCCGGGGATGATGTCGAAGCCGGCGGCGGTCATCTTCTCACGGAAGTACCGGGTGTTCTTTTCCAGCTTGTCGCGGAGCGCCGTGGTGGAGGAGAGCATGTCCATGACCCGGATGGTGGCCATGACCACGGACGGCGCCACGGTGTTGGAGAAGAGATACGGCCGGGCCTTGTTGCGCATCCAGTCGATGATCTCCTTGCGGCCGGAAATGCAGCCGCCGGACGCCCCGCCGAGCGCCTTGCCGAAGGTGGTGGTGATGATGTCCACGCGGCCCATGACGCCGCAGTGCTCGTGGGTGCCCCGGCCGGTCTTGCCCA
It encodes:
- a CDS encoding FAD-dependent thymidylate synthase, encoding MDVILAGLNVDAELLREYPELLERARQALAPDAAAADRAALAAELAAHAERRNLTPETLSAAYARISRDPRPAPELRAAARAEVDRARRSNETIIFGLGHASVAEHAVFNLDVLGISRLAAEFVERFRLCSYTEKSQRYITLTGDYVTPVEVLGTPLEAEFHALVARQVAFYHRCYGKLAEYFPPRHPELAGAKDGRRTLDGWAKEDARYGLSLATETQLGLTANARNLERIIQAAAAHPLGEVREYGDRLRRTVGGIAPSLIKYTEPTAHHRLDLPLTRERLRAAAEGGAPELPSGDGAACRIVDDAGLDETPVWTALMHEAGGLSAAASRRWAETAGAAAKRALLAGLVEHLPPWQSLPRAFELAAATFECVVSASCFAQLKRHRMGTLIPQDYDPRLGVTVPASVAAVDEAAALRELADASAVTAGRIGALAPPAAAYALTNANRRRVLFRVSVRELAHFARLRLDEHAQWDIRELAGAMMAAVRPRLPLFGELLCAKTDLAAACRRLADPAAE
- a CDS encoding TonB-dependent receptor, whose amino-acid sequence is MRHAFLRFALLSMLAVLCAGLVAGQATMTYGRIEGQAKDQTGGVIPGVTVSVTSATGTKTMVTGDSGEFAFPFLTPGVYSLKAELEGFKTFEQTDISVRLGGTTTINLVLNPGEISEVITVTGEAPLVDTTTTTVGATISDDLFTSVPMRRNFTNLFNMAPGVGDSGSLGDNNPSIGGASGLENNYIVDGVNITNTGYGSVGAYSNVYGSLGSGVTFDFVKEVQVKQGGFEAEYGQSTGGVVNVITKSGGNEFHGGVYFYGQPGGWEARRKQTNTYRVSDGTEIKRNESFDVSADLSGYLWKDKFFFYLGFNPQWNTITTMAPAGIGQWVDPGVGFFDREDNIYSWSAKATWVPWSNHNFEFSTFADPSNRAVGPNRGMTSKGDDNYSGLAYGSWNWIARYNGVITNNWFLTASLGRAFNRFEEQLLYMERIRYTNYIDFAPALVAMGGVGFFENNNGENWQFNVKTTFNFSAGGDHTWDFGYMYEDVGYTAVRRYTGPMISVPAFGNFPGLTTYGGTFRLRYYTIPGSGGQYWDANGDGVITKADALLQQIRGNANDPNIETKTKYHSFYIQDAWKITDKITLKAGLRYDWQQMSGGGDNAITYEFTNNWAPRVGLIYDLFGDGKTKVFGNWGRFYQKIPNDMAVRAFSSEDGVTNAWWYVNYDAQGRPTPGAFAQPDMPSPPTVTRTGANPTYVVPETKTMYQNELVLGFDHQLNPTMSFGMRYIFREVGRMLEDVGTLTVNQYIEDSEYFTYVIANPSFSSDYVINDTGEIGSDGLADGFADPKRSYNALELTLEKRFSQGFQFLANYRLSKLWGNYEGLYRNDNGQDDPNITSLYDFRLDENLLYQFTPGYLNTDRRHTLNFNGSYTFNGGFTLGVGFRSTSGAPITKLLAHPAYENSGEIPAEPRGSEGRTEWINNFDVHMSYPFTFGDNYRLRFGVDVFNLCNFKRITTVDENYENAPGDLNVDYLTPTGFQRPFNMRFSVRFEF
- a CDS encoding VWA domain-containing protein codes for the protein MRITIIMRCKMLLAALLVGAIAAGAQDVPKTKGVEETPARDAVVSLTADVSAVRFNAQVRDRKGNLITGLPREAFEVREDGRPQELIYFEADSSPVSVALLVEFSRPTAGILQDMRDSAYLLVRELAVEDNCALVVFNNRPEVVVDFTRDREEILRAVARMNYTFLSSIELLDSVRFTVSRMSEVPGKRGIVLLATGLSESGGRLNELSRQLQVMGVPIYAVSMGQHARNLLDPVLSTSDHHLFFQADHRLRTLAENSGGAAFFPKHPNAFPDTMKTVCAYLKHQYLLAYTPPDPADQKRKRTLAISARADLDRDGTPEPLEVVHVRQYVLGGSPLKP